The following are encoded together in the Campylobacteraceae bacterium genome:
- a CDS encoding CoA transferase subunit A codes for MEKQIQIHQISEFLKDGMTIAIGGFMGCGNAHNIIDEILKSNVKNLTLIATDTARDGYGIGRLIDDRRITKLLASHIGTNKETQKQVIEGFIDLELVPQGTLAERIRARAAGLGGVLTQTGLGTEVEIGKEVITIDGKDYILELPIKIDLAFISAQKADEAGNLVFNGATRNFNVPMAGAAKVTIAEVEEIVKNGELDPNFIHTPFIYINHIIKA; via the coding sequence ATGGAAAAACAAATACAAATACACCAAATTTCTGAATTTTTAAAAGATGGAATGACTATTGCAATTGGTGGTTTTATGGGCTGTGGTAATGCACATAATATCATTGACGAAATTTTAAAAAGCAATGTTAAAAATTTAACACTAATTGCTACAGATACTGCAAGAGATGGATATGGTATTGGACGTTTAATTGATGACAGAAGAATTACAAAACTGTTGGCTTCTCATATTGGTACGAATAAAGAAACACAAAAACAAGTTATTGAAGGCTTTATTGATTTAGAACTTGTACCTCAAGGAACCTTGGCTGAACGTATACGAGCGAGGGCTGCAGGACTTGGGGGAGTGTTAACACAAACAGGTTTAGGTACTGAAGTTGAAATTGGAAAAGAAGTAATTACAATTGATGGAAAAGATTATATTTTAGAATTACCAATTAAAATTGATCTGGCATTTATTTCAGCACAAAAAGCAGATGAAGCCGGGAACTTGGTATTTAATGGAGCAACTAGAAACTTTAATGTTCCAATGGCTGGAGCTGCAAAAGTAACAATTGCTGAGGTAGAAGAAATTGTTAAAAATGGCGAATTAGATCCCAATTTTATCCATACTCCATTTATTTACATTAATCA
- a CDS encoding 3-hydroxybutyrate dehydrogenase: MVKNKITIITGSASGIGLSIARVFAKNEAKIVLSDINEEALTKVHQEFINAGYDVLAIPCDISKEEDIKNLIKQSMKHYGRIDIFISNAGIQHVDKIEDFPTSKYEFMLKLMLVGPFIAIKELFPIMKKQGFGRIINMASINGLVGFAGKAGYNSAKHGLLGLTKVAALEGAEDNITVNSICPGYVDTPLVRNQLADIAKNRNMSEEDVLEEVILKLVPQKKLLSCDEIANYAMFIASEHGRSITGQALVMDGGYTIQ, from the coding sequence ATGGTAAAAAATAAAATAACAATAATTACGGGTTCCGCATCTGGAATTGGCTTAAGTATAGCAAGAGTATTTGCAAAAAATGAAGCAAAAATTGTATTATCTGATATTAATGAAGAAGCATTAACTAAGGTTCATCAAGAATTTATTAATGCAGGATATGACGTTTTAGCAATACCTTGTGATATTTCTAAAGAAGAAGATATTAAAAACTTAATTAAACAAAGTATGAAACATTATGGACGTATTGATATTTTTATCTCAAATGCGGGGATTCAACATGTTGATAAAATAGAAGATTTTCCTACTTCTAAATATGAGTTTATGTTAAAACTAATGTTAGTGGGTCCTTTTATTGCGATAAAAGAGTTGTTCCCTATTATGAAAAAACAAGGTTTTGGAAGAATAATTAATATGGCTTCTATTAATGGCCTGGTTGGATTTGCTGGAAAAGCAGGATACAACTCTGCAAAACATGGTTTATTGGGGCTTACAAAAGTGGCAGCGTTAGAAGGTGCAGAAGATAATATTACGGTTAATTCAATTTGTCCTGGATATGTGGATACACCATTAGTAAGAAATCAATTAGCAGATATTGCCAAAAACAGGAATATGAGTGAAGAAGATGTTTTAGAAGAAGTCATTTTAAAACTGGTTCCTCAAAAGAAATTATTAAGCTGTGATGAAATTGCCAATTACGCCATGTTTATAGCAAGCGAACATGGAAGATCAATTACAGGACAAGCTTTAGTAATGGATGGTGGATATACGATTCAATAA
- a CDS encoding CoA-acylating methylmalonate-semialdehyde dehydrogenase, giving the protein MKKLNIMVSNEFIQSNTDKFYEKICPLTQEVQVLVPLSTKDEISAAIEKSHRAYLSWKDTPIMTRTRLMLKYQALIKENIDELAEILSIEQGKTLDDAKGDIVRGYEVVEFACSAPTLMMGETIENVSTKMNTYSYRQALGVCAGVTPFNFPAMIPLWMFPLAIVCGNAFILKPSEMVPNTAMKLAELFIQAGAPKDLLQIIHGQKEQVDVLLDHDLVQAYSFVGSPAVGSYIYSRATANLKRAQAFVGAKNHLVVMPDANKQNVINALIGASMGAAGQRCMGISVVLFVGQAKAWISELVEALSKVKPGAWNDKSASYGPVMTKMALNRIEGFIQEGVDAGASLLLDGRGAKVKGYDKGNWIGPTVFSEVTTDMSIYKEEIFGPVLSIMQPKNLNEALDIINNNMFGNGTSIFTSSGASSTKFRREVKVGQVGINVPIPVPLPFFSFTGWRGSFYGDLHAYGKQAITFYTETKTVTEKWFEEEEHEEVAFNFKEDHSK; this is encoded by the coding sequence ATGAAAAAATTAAACATAATGGTAAGTAATGAATTTATACAAAGTAATACAGATAAGTTTTATGAGAAAATTTGTCCCTTAACGCAAGAGGTACAAGTATTGGTTCCCTTAAGTACAAAAGATGAAATAAGTGCAGCTATTGAGAAATCGCACCGTGCTTATTTGTCATGGAAAGATACGCCTATAATGACACGTACACGTCTAATGTTAAAATATCAAGCATTGATTAAAGAAAATATTGATGAACTTGCAGAAATTTTAAGTATTGAACAAGGTAAAACCTTAGATGATGCAAAAGGAGATATCGTAAGAGGTTATGAAGTGGTTGAGTTTGCTTGTTCTGCTCCTACTTTAATGATGGGGGAAACCATTGAAAATGTTTCCACTAAAATGAATACTTACTCTTATAGACAAGCTTTAGGAGTTTGTGCAGGAGTTACACCTTTTAATTTTCCTGCAATGATACCTTTGTGGATGTTTCCTTTAGCTATTGTATGTGGAAATGCATTTATTTTAAAACCTTCAGAGATGGTTCCCAATACAGCAATGAAGTTAGCAGAGCTGTTTATTCAAGCAGGAGCACCAAAAGATTTATTACAAATAATACATGGACAAAAAGAACAAGTGGATGTTTTATTAGATCATGATTTAGTACAAGCATATTCTTTTGTAGGTTCTCCTGCTGTTGGTTCTTACATTTATTCAAGAGCTACTGCTAATTTAAAAAGAGCACAAGCTTTTGTGGGAGCAAAAAATCACTTAGTCGTTATGCCTGATGCGAATAAACAAAATGTTATAAATGCGCTCATTGGAGCTTCTATGGGAGCAGCAGGACAGAGATGTATGGGTATATCTGTTGTTTTATTTGTAGGACAAGCAAAAGCATGGATTTCTGAGTTAGTAGAAGCCTTAAGTAAAGTAAAACCAGGAGCATGGAACGATAAGAGTGCTTCTTATGGGCCTGTTATGACAAAAATGGCACTTAATCGAATTGAAGGATTTATTCAAGAAGGTGTGGATGCTGGAGCCTCATTATTATTAGATGGAAGAGGGGCAAAAGTAAAAGGGTATGATAAAGGAAATTGGATTGGGCCTACCGTTTTTTCAGAAGTTACTACTGATATGAGTATTTATAAAGAAGAGATTTTTGGACCTGTATTAAGCATAATGCAACCTAAAAACTTAAATGAAGCCTTAGATATTATTAATAACAATATGTTTGGTAATGGAACTTCTATTTTTACTTCCAGTGGGGCCAGTTCAACTAAGTTTAGAAGAGAAGTGAAAGTTGGGCAAGTGGGTATTAATGTACCCATACCTGTTCCTTTACCTTTTTTCTCCTTTACTGGATGGAGAGGCTCTTTTTATGGGGATTTGCATGCTTATGGAAAACAGGCAATAACCTTTTATACAGAAACAAAAACAGTAACAGAGAAATGGTTTGAAGAAGAAGAACATGAAGAGGTTGCTTTTAATTTTAAAGAAGACCACTCAAAATAA
- a CDS encoding TRAP transporter large permease subunit, producing MEINEYLVISMFLSFIFLLISGIPVAWVLAGVGIAFAGIGYLSDLYLGTITGLDYNTIGLLSNRIFKIMDNWILVALPMFIFMGLALDESGIAAKLLTSLQRFFGKMRGGLAITVVILGVLLAASTGIIGASVVLLAVMSLPVMLKQGYDKQTALGVIASSGTLGILIPPSIMLIIMADQLSISVGNLFMGAVFPGLILGALYVGYLVILGIVRPRKMPLVTSSLDDESEINLVWDLFKNILPPAFLILAVLGSIFFGLATSTEAAGIGAFGSLLLMLMNHQLTFKKVLKISKATMNTTGYIFAIFVGATCFSLVLRELGGDELIMSALNSISEDPVIIILFILGLIFVLGFVLDWIEITLIILPLVAPIISELALEINGFGIENPTLVWFVLLVAMTLQTSFLTPPVGFALFYLKGVCPPEIQLSDIYKGVIPFIILQLIGLAIVFSFPEIVTWLPSIAYT from the coding sequence ATGGAAATTAACGAATATCTAGTCATCTCAATGTTTCTTTCATTTATATTTTTATTAATTTCTGGAATTCCTGTTGCATGGGTTTTAGCAGGTGTTGGTATTGCTTTTGCTGGTATTGGGTATTTATCTGATTTATATTTAGGCACTATTACAGGCTTAGATTATAATACAATTGGTTTATTAAGTAATAGAATTTTTAAAATTATGGACAACTGGATTCTAGTTGCTTTGCCTATGTTTATTTTTATGGGTCTTGCTTTAGATGAATCTGGAATTGCAGCAAAACTTCTTACGTCTTTGCAAAGATTTTTTGGAAAAATGAGAGGTGGTTTAGCTATTACTGTTGTCATTTTAGGAGTTTTATTAGCAGCTTCTACAGGTATTATTGGTGCATCTGTTGTTTTATTGGCGGTAATGTCTTTACCTGTAATGCTAAAACAAGGTTATGATAAACAAACTGCACTTGGAGTAATTGCTAGTTCTGGGACTCTGGGAATACTTATTCCTCCTAGTATTATGCTTATTATTATGGCTGATCAATTGAGTATTTCTGTGGGAAATCTTTTTATGGGTGCAGTCTTTCCTGGCTTGATTTTAGGTGCTTTATACGTAGGTTATTTAGTTATTTTAGGAATAGTTCGGCCTAGAAAAATGCCTTTAGTTACTAGTTCTTTGGATGATGAAAGCGAAATAAACCTAGTATGGGATTTATTTAAAAATATTCTTCCTCCTGCATTTTTAATTTTAGCTGTTTTAGGTTCTATCTTTTTTGGTTTGGCAACTTCTACTGAAGCTGCTGGAATTGGAGCATTTGGCTCTTTATTGTTAATGCTTATGAACCATCAACTTACTTTTAAGAAAGTGCTAAAGATTTCAAAAGCAACTATGAATACGACAGGATATATTTTTGCAATTTTTGTAGGAGCTACTTGTTTTTCTTTGGTATTAAGAGAATTAGGTGGAGATGAATTAATTATGTCAGCTCTTAATTCTATCTCTGAAGACCCTGTTATTATTATCTTATTTATACTTGGATTGATATTTGTTTTAGGTTTTGTTCTTGATTGGATTGAAATTACTTTAATTATTTTACCTTTAGTAGCACCTATTATTAGTGAACTTGCTTTAGAAATTAATGGTTTTGGAATTGAAAACCCTACTTTAGTCTGGTTCGTTCTTTTAGTTGCAATGACCTTACAAACGTCATTTTTAACCCCTCCTGTTGGTTTTGCTTTATTTTATTTAAAAGGGGTTTGTCCTCCTGAAATACAATTAAGTGATATTTATAAAGGGGTTATTCCTTTTATTATCTTGCAACTTATTGGTTTGGCCATTGTCTTTTCTTTTCCAGAAATTGTTACATGGTTACCATCCATCGCTTATACGTAA
- a CDS encoding TRAP transporter small permease subunit → MEAKDHIVEPVKSYDEVSHTLELQGGLKNEKIPKICILLDSIVYKIGTVISGLCLLLIAIIVIQVFFRYTLSINFIQLEELQWHLYAMIVMFGLSYAMVNHSHVRVDIARIHFSTKTQRKIEIIGILFLMLPFMLIVIDYGIDMTMQALRINERSGSPEGLPYRWLIKSVLPLSFILLLIASFSRLIRHISFLTKGVKNGN, encoded by the coding sequence ATGGAAGCAAAAGATCATATTGTAGAGCCTGTTAAAAGTTATGATGAGGTGAGTCATACTCTTGAACTTCAAGGAGGACTCAAAAATGAAAAAATACCAAAGATTTGTATTCTTTTGGATTCTATAGTCTATAAAATAGGGACAGTCATTTCTGGACTGTGCCTATTATTAATTGCTATCATTGTTATTCAAGTCTTTTTTCGATATACGCTTAGTATTAATTTTATACAATTAGAAGAATTACAATGGCACTTATATGCCATGATTGTTATGTTTGGATTGTCGTATGCAATGGTTAATCATTCTCACGTTCGTGTGGATATTGCTCGAATACATTTCTCAACAAAAACCCAACGGAAAATAGAAATTATAGGAATTTTATTTTTAATGCTTCCTTTTATGTTGATTGTTATTGATTACGGAATTGATATGACAATGCAAGCCTTAAGAATAAATGAGCGTTCCGGTTCTCCTGAGGGTTTGCCTTATCGTTGGCTCATAAAAAGTGTTTTGCCACTTAGTTTTATATTATTGTTAATTGCGAGTTTTTCTCGTTTAATACGGCATATCTCATTTTTAACAAAAGGAGTGAAAAATGGAAATTAA
- a CDS encoding TRAP transporter substrate-binding protein has protein sequence MNIKNLAVTGLVSLSICATSVAAAEKKVLLKVPTTFSTNLIGLGTPLPAFKKGLESISSTLKVKIYEPKKLVAPFEILDAVSSGKVNAGWSTAGYWKGKMPAAAIFSSVPFGPEAPEFFSWLYKGNGLKLYQKMYDDAKYNVHVLPCSISSPETAGWYKKEINSPEDLKGLKMRFFGLGGDVMTKLGASISLLPGGEIFSALEKGVIDASEFSMPVVDQLLGFYKIAKFNYFPGWHQQATVFELLINNKTWNKMSNMQQSAIEMTCKANMTDSLAESEAVQGAVIKENIENRGVIVKKWSPEMLDAFKGAWKEALVDLKQDETFNTVWSDLEKFRADYSYWSKLAFLPR, from the coding sequence ATGAATATTAAAAATTTAGCAGTAACAGGATTAGTATCCTTAAGTATTTGTGCAACAAGTGTTGCAGCAGCTGAGAAAAAAGTTTTATTAAAAGTTCCAACAACGTTTTCTACAAATCTGATTGGTTTAGGTACACCCTTACCTGCATTTAAAAAAGGTCTTGAATCAATTTCTTCAACATTAAAAGTTAAAATATATGAGCCTAAGAAACTAGTAGCTCCCTTTGAAATATTAGATGCAGTTTCAAGTGGAAAAGTAAATGCGGGTTGGTCAACAGCTGGTTATTGGAAAGGGAAAATGCCTGCGGCAGCCATTTTTTCATCTGTTCCTTTTGGACCAGAAGCACCTGAGTTTTTCTCATGGTTATACAAAGGAAATGGTTTAAAATTGTATCAAAAAATGTATGATGATGCGAAATACAATGTTCATGTATTACCTTGTTCCATTTCTTCACCAGAAACTGCTGGTTGGTATAAAAAAGAGATTAATTCTCCTGAGGATTTAAAAGGTCTTAAAATGAGATTCTTTGGTTTAGGTGGAGATGTTATGACTAAACTTGGGGCTTCAATATCTCTCTTACCAGGTGGTGAGATTTTTTCTGCTTTAGAAAAAGGGGTAATTGATGCCAGTGAATTCTCAATGCCCGTAGTTGATCAACTATTAGGGTTTTACAAAATTGCAAAATTTAATTATTTCCCAGGATGGCATCAACAAGCTACTGTTTTTGAATTATTAATTAATAATAAAACATGGAATAAAATGTCTAATATGCAACAAAGTGCAATTGAAATGACTTGTAAAGCAAATATGACAGATTCATTGGCTGAAAGTGAAGCAGTTCAAGGTGCAGTTATTAAAGAAAATATTGAAAACCGTGGTGTAATTGTTAAAAAATGGTCTCCTGAAATGTTAGATGCATTTAAAGGTGCTTGGAAAGAAGCACTGGTTGATCTTAAACAAGATGAAACTTTTAATACAGTTTGGAGTGACTTAGAAAAATTTAGAGCAGATTATTCTTATTGGAGTAAATTAGCATTTTTACCAAGATAG
- the mmsB gene encoding 3-hydroxyisobutyrate dehydrogenase: MAKIAFIGLGNMGEPMAANLLKAGHILNIFDLVDAPLKRLEKIGAHICLNAKQSVENVDFVISMLPASRHVEGLYLGEEGLLNYISKETLVIDCSTIDVSTTKKLSFEAINKGISMLDAPVSGGVNGATAGSLSFMVGSSKEMFTLVETILKDMGENIFHAGNAGSGQMAKACNNMLLGILMAGTSEALQLGIANGLDPKVLSEIMLKSSSRNWTLEVYNPCPDVQKNVPSSNNYEGGFALDLMLKDMNLAMKASIESNSPTPLGSISRNLYAQYSNEGKGEKDFSNIFNLFSQK; encoded by the coding sequence ATGGCAAAAATTGCATTTATTGGTTTAGGAAATATGGGAGAACCAATGGCCGCTAATTTACTTAAGGCTGGGCATATTTTGAATATTTTTGATTTAGTGGATGCCCCATTAAAAAGGTTAGAAAAAATAGGTGCGCATATATGTTTAAATGCAAAACAAAGCGTAGAAAATGTTGATTTTGTCATTTCTATGTTGCCTGCTAGTAGACATGTGGAAGGTTTGTATCTGGGAGAAGAGGGTTTATTAAATTATATCTCAAAAGAGACTCTCGTAATTGATTGCAGCACTATAGATGTATCTACTACTAAAAAACTTTCATTTGAAGCTATTAACAAAGGTATTTCTATGTTAGATGCGCCTGTTTCAGGTGGTGTAAATGGTGCTACTGCTGGAAGTTTAAGTTTTATGGTGGGATCTTCTAAAGAAATGTTTACTTTAGTAGAAACAATATTAAAAGATATGGGAGAAAATATTTTTCATGCGGGAAATGCAGGTTCTGGCCAAATGGCAAAAGCCTGTAATAATATGTTATTGGGAATCTTAATGGCAGGAACATCTGAAGCTTTACAACTTGGAATTGCTAATGGTTTAGATCCTAAAGTATTATCAGAAATTATGCTTAAAAGCTCTTCACGAAATTGGACATTAGAAGTATATAATCCCTGCCCAGATGTTCAAAAGAATGTACCTTCTTCTAATAATTATGAAGGAGGTTTTGCTTTAGACTTGATGTTAAAAGATATGAACCTAGCAATGAAAGCAAGTATAGAGAGTAATTCTCCCACCCCCTTAGGTTCGATATCAAGAAATCTGTATGCACAATACTCAAATGAAGGAAAGGGAGAAAAAGATTTTTCAAATATTTTTAATCTCTTTTCACAAAAATAA
- the dctP gene encoding TRAP transporter substrate-binding protein DctP: MNILGTKSAKILLATVLLAGLSTSSQAKEKVYKWKLATTWGPTLSPFIDAPKKLSAMVEKMSNGRLLIRVDASNKHKAAFGILDMVKGGQYDMGHSVSYYWKGKDINTLPLSTMPFGMTAPEFFAWYSYGGGEELTRKVYSKHKVLSFPGGNTGNQMGGWFKKEINSLEDLKGLKMRIPGFAGEVMAELGATVTNIPSGELYTALERGTIDALEWVGPGMDIKMGFHKVAPYYYTGWHEPGTDLQYLVNEKKFNKLPKDLQEVLLAAIKLTAYDNYVQNYAMSAEAWDKIEKDYPNIQIKTFPKEVMDKMKSVNDELIIKKVNEELAKNNPLFKEIIDSQKSFQKKARAWTEMSDFLYLKDNLK, encoded by the coding sequence ATGAACATATTAGGAACAAAATCCGCAAAAATATTGTTGGCTACAGTATTACTTGCTGGATTAAGTACTAGCTCACAGGCTAAAGAGAAAGTATATAAATGGAAGTTAGCAACAACTTGGGGACCAACATTATCTCCCTTTATTGATGCACCAAAAAAACTATCAGCAATGGTTGAAAAAATGTCAAATGGTAGGTTACTTATTAGAGTGGATGCTTCTAATAAACATAAAGCTGCATTTGGAATTTTAGATATGGTTAAGGGTGGTCAATATGATATGGGTCACTCTGTTTCATATTATTGGAAAGGTAAAGATATTAATACTCTTCCTTTATCTACTATGCCTTTTGGTATGACTGCTCCTGAGTTCTTTGCATGGTACTCTTATGGTGGTGGAGAAGAATTAACTAGAAAAGTATATTCAAAACATAAAGTATTGTCTTTTCCTGGTGGAAATACTGGAAACCAAATGGGTGGATGGTTTAAAAAAGAGATTAATTCTTTAGAAGATTTAAAAGGTCTTAAAATGAGAATTCCTGGTTTTGCTGGGGAAGTAATGGCAGAACTTGGAGCTACTGTTACTAATATTCCTTCAGGTGAGTTATATACAGCACTTGAAAGAGGTACTATTGATGCACTTGAATGGGTTGGCCCAGGAATGGATATCAAAATGGGATTTCATAAAGTAGCACCATACTATTACACAGGATGGCATGAACCAGGTACAGATTTACAGTACTTAGTAAATGAAAAGAAATTTAATAAATTACCTAAAGATTTACAAGAAGTATTATTAGCAGCTATTAAATTAACTGCATATGATAATTATGTACAAAATTATGCAATGTCAGCTGAAGCTTGGGATAAAATTGAAAAAGATTACCCAAATATTCAAATCAAAACTTTTCCAAAAGAAGTTATGGATAAAATGAAATCAGTAAATGATGAATTGATTATTAAAAAAGTGAATGAAGAATTAGCCAAAAACAATCCTTTATTTAAAGAAATAATTGATTCTCAAAAATCATTCCAGAAAAAAGCAAGAGCTTGGACTGAAATGTCAGATTTCTTATACTTAAAAGACAATTTAAAATAG
- a CDS encoding aspartate aminotransferase family protein yields MNLQDLDKKYVLNTYSKNYVNFVKGDNARLWDNTNKDYIDFGTGIGVVSVGHGNKRVADAIYKQVSNITHVSNLYGIEPQAKLAQKLNLLSKMDVQTFFGNSGAEANEGAIKIARKYGEKRFKNKKFKVLTLEHSFHGRTITTVKACGQEKMHDSSFAPYPDGFSYTKDIQALYENIDDETVAVMIELVQGEGGVHPFEKDEIQKLAKYLKENDILLIIDEVQTGIYRTGDFLASITYGITPDIITLAKGLAGGVPIGAVMTTLKDVFEPGDHGSTFGGNYLSSTAALEVLSILEEEKNKGSLDETIEYFSSKLQEVYENNTNLFTSLVGIGLIRGLRVKDTQTLQDIIKNSFEEGLLVLRAGKDTLRFLPALTITKEEINEGFKRLNNALAKT; encoded by the coding sequence GTGAACTTACAAGACTTAGATAAAAAATATGTTTTAAATACTTATTCAAAAAATTATGTCAATTTTGTAAAAGGTGACAACGCAAGATTATGGGATAATACGAATAAAGACTATATTGATTTTGGAACAGGAATAGGAGTTGTTTCTGTAGGACATGGGAACAAAAGAGTTGCTGATGCCATTTATAAACAAGTGTCAAATATTACTCATGTTTCAAACCTTTATGGCATTGAACCACAGGCAAAACTAGCCCAAAAGTTAAATCTTTTAAGCAAAATGGATGTACAAACATTTTTTGGAAACTCAGGAGCTGAAGCCAATGAGGGTGCTATTAAAATAGCACGTAAATACGGAGAAAAAAGATTTAAAAATAAAAAATTCAAAGTACTTACTCTTGAGCATTCTTTTCATGGAAGAACCATTACTACGGTAAAAGCGTGTGGACAAGAAAAAATGCATGATAGTAGTTTTGCTCCTTATCCTGATGGTTTCTCATATACTAAAGATATTCAAGCTTTATATGAAAACATTGATGATGAAACGGTTGCTGTTATGATTGAACTGGTTCAAGGAGAAGGAGGAGTTCATCCTTTTGAAAAAGATGAAATTCAAAAACTAGCTAAATATTTAAAAGAAAATGATATTTTGTTAATAATAGATGAAGTGCAAACAGGAATATACAGAACGGGTGATTTTTTAGCATCTATTACTTACGGTATTACACCTGATATTATTACTCTTGCAAAAGGATTAGCAGGGGGCGTTCCAATAGGAGCTGTTATGACCACCTTAAAAGATGTATTTGAACCAGGAGATCACGGTTCAACTTTTGGCGGAAATTATTTATCTAGTACGGCGGCTCTTGAAGTTCTATCTATTTTAGAAGAAGAGAAAAACAAGGGATCACTTGATGAAACCATTGAGTACTTTTCTTCGAAATTACAAGAAGTGTATGAAAATAATACGAATTTATTTACTTCCCTTGTAGGTATTGGTTTAATTAGAGGGTTAAGAGTAAAAGATACGCAAACACTTCAAGATATTATTAAGAATTCTTTTGAAGAAGGGTTATTGGTTTTACGAGCAGGAAAAGATACTCTACGATTTTTACCAGCATTAACTATTACAAAAGAAGAAATCAATGAAGGTTTCAAAAGATTAAACAATGCACTTGCTAAAACCTAA
- a CDS encoding TolC family protein, with the protein MHLLKPKAVIFSLCLGFVYAQEDILSPVHENIFKLNKEKTKEESAKLKKDWINPIIYKYSKSYSDTLDTTKSHISISQPLFKSGGIFSAIKYAGFLQKYSDLDIDIQRKNLIKDATKILFNLYKLDVQIKKQQHSILNALLDITRKKEQVLGGFLDTSFLDNAIIKSNSEKSLLIDLEYQKEELINNFSNISHKKYYELKPPHLNLLSKKAFIQENILIEQSLVDIKTKNNYRKTIEAKYLPSLNFVYDYTKYHASNNELLKDGSTYGFNITMPFDIRFSNDIQAQKIATLIAKENLSIVELKEKNLYKNKLAKIKMLQKKTILAKEDYELYASLLKIIIEEKDAQIKTQSDVDTLVNSQAIKALDIKIFYYEEQIELLDLYAKIK; encoded by the coding sequence ATGCACTTGCTAAAACCTAAGGCTGTAATTTTTTCTTTATGTCTTGGTTTTGTTTATGCACAAGAAGATATTTTATCTCCTGTGCATGAAAACATATTTAAACTTAATAAAGAAAAAACAAAAGAAGAAAGTGCTAAATTAAAAAAAGATTGGATTAATCCAATTATTTATAAATACTCTAAAAGTTATTCTGATACTTTAGATACAACAAAGTCACATATTTCAATCTCTCAACCACTTTTTAAAAGTGGTGGAATTTTCTCTGCTATAAAGTATGCTGGTTTTCTACAAAAATATTCAGATTTAGACATTGATATTCAAAGAAAGAATCTGATTAAAGATGCTACTAAAATTCTTTTTAATTTATATAAGCTGGATGTACAAATTAAAAAACAACAGCACTCAATTTTAAACGCATTATTGGATATAACAAGAAAAAAAGAACAAGTTTTAGGTGGATTTTTAGATACATCTTTTTTAGACAATGCCATTATTAAATCAAACAGTGAAAAAAGTTTATTGATTGATTTAGAGTATCAAAAAGAAGAATTAATAAACAATTTCTCAAATATTTCACATAAGAAATACTATGAATTAAAACCTCCTCATTTAAATTTACTTTCTAAAAAAGCATTCATCCAAGAAAATATTCTTATTGAACAAAGCCTTGTTGACATTAAAACTAAGAATAATTATCGTAAAACAATAGAAGCAAAATATTTACCTTCTTTAAATTTTGTTTACGATTATACAAAATATCATGCTTCAAACAATGAATTATTAAAAGACGGAAGTACCTATGGTTTTAATATTACTATGCCTTTTGATATTCGTTTTTCAAATGATATTCAGGCACAAAAAATTGCCACCTTAATTGCAAAAGAAAATCTAAGTATAGTTGAGCTTAAAGAAAAGAATTTATATAAAAATAAACTAGCAAAAATAAAAATGCTTCAGAAAAAAACAATACTTGCAAAAGAAGACTACGAATTATATGCTTCTTTATTAAAAATAATTATTGAAGAAAAAGACGCTCAAATAAAAACACAAAGTGATGTAGATACACTTGTCAATTCACAAGCAATAAAAGCATTGGATATAAAGATTTTTTATTATGAAGAGCAAATAGAGTTGTTAGACTTATATGCTAAGATTAAGTAG